The following is a genomic window from Mus pahari chromosome 1, PAHARI_EIJ_v1.1, whole genome shotgun sequence.
GCTCCCCATACACATTCCTGCTGCatgatggactgaaccactgagcACAGCCACAGGGCCTGGGAGCTTGAGGGTCCTCACTTGGGGGTTTTTGACCTGGAAGAGAAAGACACCATATGAGCTGCACACAGGTGACCCAGATGAGCAAAGGGGTCAGAAGGAAACACTGCCTCCCTAGCTTACCTGGCCCAGAGGATTCTGGGTAGGCGGGTGAGAGACCTTGCAGCTGCAAGATTTTCGAAGAAGGTTTAAAAGGCTGGGCAGCCCTCACATCGTATGTTCTAAAATAAGCAGAAAGCATGACATCACTCCTTTTAATATGAGGTATAGCATGCAGGTCCCGAGCAAGCACAGTGCGTTCGTTCTAATCTTTATAACCCACCCTAAGGTTTAGAAATACCATCCCTGGTTCACAGATGGTAAACCGAGACTGAGAGCTTCCTTGCGCATTGCTCCGGTGTCCCTGCCAGCTCCCTCCCTCAGCATCCTGAAAGCTTGTTTAGAGGGTCTAGCAGGGAGCACAGGGGATCGGTCCTCTTCTACAAAGCCGACAGCTtcaggaggggagaagagaccagaggaggaggaTACCACCCAGACAGCCAGATCTCCCGGATCAATCCCAGCAATCAATGGGGTGACAGATGTTATAGCCAGTCACCcccattttttgttatttttgtttgtttgtttgagactggatctccctatgcagccttggctgttctgaagctcactatgtagactaagcCAGCCTTTGCCTCTGGATTGCTGAaactacaggtgtgcaccaccacacttggcttcccTTAGCATCTTAAGTCTTAGGCCAGTGCTGAGCTGAGACAGGCAGTTGTGAAGGGAGCAgcgctctggcaggccttgcccgtATCCCCTGTTCCCTCTGCTTTGCTGGAAACCATTAGATTACATATCTAAAGCCAGCCACCAAGTTTGTATTACCTTATTTGACCACTTCCCCCTCCAAAgcctgactaccaaggtccagctatcaaagaaTTGAAGTCCAGCAATTGAAAGCCCCCTTATGACTGTCCAAATTAACCTGTCCAGTCAAAATTAAACATCTGATCCTAAGTCGAAGTTTCCCCCTTGTACCTTTATAAATTGCCATTTGCCTATGTGCCACATCTGTCTCTTCTCTATTCAGAGGCAGTCCTCTgtccaccccctccctccctagACAAATGGCCCTCCCCCCCTTGTcacccctccatcccctccccccgcccATCTGCTATCTTTGTCTCTTATCCCCTGCCCTTAGTTCCTCTGGGGCAagtaaatctcctttgtgctgagaacttggtctgtTTGTTGCTCCCAGCCCTTCCAAGGCACAGCTGGGATGTGTTCAGAGCCCGGCTGACACTGTATGAGTGCCCTGCtgtccccgccccacccctgcccctggttCTGCTCCCTAGGCCCTGCACTTTATGTGTGATGCAAGCTACACTTACTGCTCATACGGCTTCAGCTGAGCCCTCTTGGCTTGCTCCACCAAATCCAGGAAGTCCTTGTAGCACTTTTTGGCCATGATGGTATATCTTGTGGCATATCCAAATTCAGTGACCCTGGCTCTGGGCAGGTAGCCTGCCCAGCCAGGGATAGGGGGCTCCTGCAGCGGTTTCTTCTCATTTTTGCATTCTGTAAAGTAAACAGCAATGGTCCTGAGAACTTCAGAGAAGCACAGTGGAAAGAACTCCCAAGCTCCCTGGCTTAAGAGCAGATATCCCAGGAACCTCTAGGCCATGCCTAGGGCCTGTGTGCTAGCTTCTCTCCTGATATCGCCTTCCTATCTCTCAGCAGCAGCCTTGGAAGCAGACACTACTGTTAGCTCCACGTGTTACTTCTGTGGCAAGTCCTGAGACATAGCCAGGAAGCAGTTAAAATAGGTCCAGGGCACAGCAGCTCTTAGACCCTAAATTCAGCAGTCTCCAAGTGGGAGAAAGCATATCAGAATCAGAACCAGGAGGCCCTGCCATTAGGTCCTGGTGGTCACAGTGATTGGCAGGGTGACCTTGGCTAGCTTCACTGCCTCCTTCAGGTGCTGGAAGAACCAAATGAGACACTGAGTTCCAGATCAAAGCTGGACAACACCCTAGGCAATGCCTGCTCCATCTGCTCTGGACATATACATTATTAAATGTTCTGAATAAGTACCTAGACAACTCAGTATTAACAACTGGGCTATTAGCCCAGTGTGcctctgtgatgtgtgtgtgtgtgtgtgtgtgtgtgtgtccgtgtgcatCCACGTacttgtggaggccaaaggtccaCACTGAATGTCTTCTTTAGACAGTcttgccttattttttgaggctgGATACCTCAATGACTCTGGAGAGTAATTAATTTGGCTATGCTagttggccagcaagcccctgaGACCCACCTATGCAATGATGACAGTCACGGGCCGCCATACCTGGCTTATTTACAtctgctctggggggggggggaatcaaatGTGTCCTCAGGCTTGTTCAGtgagcactctgccaactgaaccATTCCCGGCCCTCCATTTCTCTCCCCTTTAGATATACAAACAATCTATCTTAGAATCGCATTAAATTATCACTGTGTTATCCCTGAGTGAAACCCCTTCCTGCAGAATTAGTATCTACAGCAGCAGGATTCAAATCTAGGACAGATTGTCAGCATCTTGCTGTCACCCCTTAAGGGCACGTCTAAGGGCCTCTGATGGAGAATGACTGTGTCATCCTCACAGGGCTATCGTGTCTGCTTAGAGAACAAAGACGGCCAGCTTAGAGAAAACTCCCAAAGTGGAATCCACAGATCCATAAGCTGATGTTGAAAGGGCTCTGAGGGAGCTGTCAGCCTCTCCCAACCCCTGTGggtcccttccccttcctgtgggtccctcccccccccatgggcTCCTTCCCCTCCACATTGGTCCCTTCCCCTCCACATGGGGCTCCTTCTCCTCCACATTGGTCCCTTCCCTCCACATGAGCACTAGATGCTCATTCGGGCTGCACAATGGCCTGCTGGGATCTCACGCAGGTGATTCGGTGGGAGGGCCGTACCCAGAGACAGGGGGTGGTACTTCTTGGCATACTCATGCAACACCCACAGAACTGTGTCCTCAGAACAGATGGGCTTCAGGGGCCGGGTGTTGGCCACAGAGCAGTTTAGTTCCTGCTGGTCCTCCTTGTATCTCTGCGTTCTCTCCTGGAACGCTTTCACACAGGGATTCATGCGGTCCTCGCTGGAGCTCTCCTGGCAACTGAGCCATGGTATGAAGCCTGGGAGAGTACAGGGAATCACAGGGAGTGAGGGTGCCTGCTACAGTCTGAGAGCCTGCCTCTGTACCCGCCACCACAGCCCTCTCCACTTGGCTCCCCTCCACCGCCACCAACGCTGTATTCTTCCAGAGGCCATTAATACAGCCGGTGTTGTTGTTTGCACCATAGCTCGCCCCTCCCAAGGCTGCAGAAAAATGACCTtgaagctggggagggaaggtCCATTTCAACAAAGGCGAATGACAGTCACACACTTTGATGGCAAAGCCCCCTATGTCAGGCTGAACAGCAAATGGGAAAAGCGTTTAATGGGCCCAAATGATAGTCTGAGGAGTAATTGaaattattcatctttttttttttttttttaagcgtaTTTTCCTTGACACTTCCCAAATGCAATCTGGGATCTT
Proteins encoded in this region:
- the C1H10orf82 gene encoding uncharacterized protein C10orf82 homolog, translated to MLKPAESKMKSPKTFMRELPITPGYCGFIPWLSCQESSSEDRMNPCVKAFQERTQRYKEDQQELNCSVANTRPLKPICSEDTVLWVLHEYAKKYHPLSLECKNEKKPLQEPPIPGWAGYLPRARVTEFGYATRYTIMAKKCYKDFLDLVEQAKRAQLKPYEQTYDVRAAQPFKPSSKILQLQGLSPAYPESSGPGQKPPSEDPQAPRPCGCAQWFSPSCSRNVYGEPPSLAKAFAES